One window of Armatimonadota bacterium genomic DNA carries:
- a CDS encoding efflux RND transporter periplasmic adaptor subunit, whose protein sequence is MKRIACGCLALFAVASILGYYFVSRAARTAVRPAVEYEVRKGDFVVDVSESGAIEPIRVVEIKSKASGRVAALKVEEGDIVEPGQLLAQIDPREIQEQVDQGRAQTEIAEAGTRKAAISFEIQEIEARTQYEQARLRLEQAKKELDVQPALTTSSLVAARSNLEAAKQARDMLLNVTQPQQSVEFKTAVDDAEAALAEAERNLTRAHNLFSQQQLDAAKTAHVAAKSRLAAARERLSHLDAQQRLDRESAQSRLEAAEAESKRAEAGKIQDEIKRNDYLSAQQAVRSAEARLRQIELAKLDMKQSEASQRQSQSSFKNLMIQFGETDLRSPMRGVVTKRYREVGELVMSGTAGFGEGTPVMQVADLSKMRVKLYLNELDVPKIKPGLKVEVKVDAVKDRKFEGRVEKVAPAAETSGQEIDFRSRSTVVRYVVEALIDNPDARLRPGMTARCRIIVSEKKGVLLLPLEAIGEDKGQKYVLLIDPVKKDEKGKPVAERKEVKVGMRGANDYEVLSGVKAGEKVRKPPFTGPRREGFNIEMD, encoded by the coding sequence ATGAAGCGCATTGCGTGCGGTTGTTTGGCGCTGTTTGCCGTCGCTTCGATCTTGGGCTACTACTTTGTCAGCCGTGCGGCGCGCACCGCTGTTCGGCCAGCAGTCGAATACGAAGTTCGTAAAGGCGACTTTGTGGTCGATGTATCGGAGTCGGGCGCGATCGAGCCGATTCGGGTTGTAGAGATCAAGTCCAAAGCCTCAGGACGCGTGGCTGCTCTGAAGGTCGAAGAAGGCGACATCGTCGAACCGGGGCAGTTGCTCGCTCAGATCGACCCGAGAGAGATTCAGGAACAGGTCGATCAAGGCCGCGCGCAGACCGAGATCGCCGAGGCGGGCACAAGAAAAGCCGCCATCAGCTTCGAGATTCAGGAGATCGAGGCGAGAACGCAGTACGAACAAGCAAGGTTGAGGTTGGAACAGGCAAAGAAAGAGCTAGACGTTCAGCCGGCATTGACCACCAGCAGTTTGGTTGCGGCACGATCGAATTTGGAAGCGGCGAAGCAAGCCCGAGACATGCTGTTGAATGTTACTCAGCCGCAACAGAGCGTCGAATTCAAAACAGCGGTCGATGATGCGGAGGCCGCTTTGGCCGAAGCTGAGCGAAACTTGACGAGAGCGCATAACCTGTTCTCGCAGCAGCAGTTGGACGCCGCAAAGACCGCTCATGTTGCCGCTAAATCTAGGTTGGCCGCCGCGCGCGAGCGGTTGAGCCATTTGGACGCTCAGCAGAGACTTGACCGCGAGAGCGCGCAATCTCGGCTGGAAGCGGCAGAAGCCGAGTCTAAGCGCGCTGAGGCGGGCAAGATCCAGGATGAGATCAAGCGGAACGACTATCTGAGCGCTCAACAGGCGGTGCGTTCCGCAGAGGCCCGATTGCGACAGATCGAATTGGCCAAGCTCGACATGAAGCAAAGCGAGGCATCGCAAAGACAGTCGCAATCGTCGTTCAAGAACTTGATGATCCAGTTTGGCGAGACAGACCTTCGCAGCCCCATGCGCGGGGTCGTTACCAAGCGGTATCGCGAGGTTGGCGAGTTGGTGATGTCGGGCACGGCAGGATTCGGCGAGGGGACTCCGGTTATGCAGGTGGCCGATTTGAGCAAGATGCGAGTGAAGCTTTACTTGAACGAGCTGGATGTGCCCAAGATCAAGCCTGGGCTAAAGGTGGAAGTGAAGGTGGACGCGGTCAAGGATCGAAAGTTCGAAGGCCGGGTAGAGAAGGTGGCCCCGGCGGCCGAGACGAGCGGGCAAGAGATAGACTTTCGGTCTCGCAGCACCGTCGTGCGGTACGTTGTCGAGGCATTGATCGACAATCCCGATGCTCGGCTTCGTCCGGGTATGACCGCGCGCTGTCGAATTATCGTATCTGAGAAGAAGGGCGTATTGCTCCTTCCGCTCGAAGCGATCGGTGAGGACAAGGGGCAGAAATATGTCTTGTTGATCGACCCGGTCAAGAAAGACGAGAAGGGCAAACCGGTCGCCGAGCGCAAAGAAGTCAAGGTTGGGATGCGCGGCGCGAACGATTACGAGGTTCTTTCGGGCGTCAAGGCTGGCGAAAAAGTGAGGAAGCCGCCATTCACTGGGCCGCGCCGAGAAGGTTTCAACATAGAGATGGATTAG
- a CDS encoding histidine triad nucleotide-binding protein, whose product MESCLFCKIASNELQADVLFETEHVVAFKDLNPQAPVHYLVIPKRHFAHLSAATEQEEGVLGGLMLACARVAKETGIEQDGYRVVLNTNSQAGQSVYHIHAHVMGGRSMRWPPG is encoded by the coding sequence ATGGAGAGTTGCCTCTTTTGCAAGATCGCCTCGAACGAGTTACAGGCCGACGTGCTGTTTGAGACGGAGCACGTGGTGGCTTTCAAGGACCTGAACCCACAGGCGCCGGTCCACTATTTGGTAATACCCAAGAGACACTTTGCCCATCTGTCGGCGGCGACCGAGCAAGAAGAAGGCGTCCTTGGTGGGTTGATGCTCGCTTGCGCGAGAGTGGCCAAAGAGACCGGCATTGAGCAGGACGGGTATAGGGTAGTGTTGAACACGAACAGTCAGGCGGGACAGAGCGTTTACCATATCCATGCGCATGTGATGGGGGGACGATCCATGCGCTGGCCGCCCGGATAA
- a CDS encoding metal-sensitive transcriptional regulator: MKNETANTAKKRLNRVTGQINGLQRMIDNARPCSELLQQYYAARAALDQVGVLLLSEHIQTCVLQQESDGNGCAQFEDAEQTEEIKAALRRFLH, from the coding sequence ATGAAGAACGAGACGGCAAACACGGCCAAGAAGCGGCTGAACCGAGTAACCGGCCAAATCAATGGCCTTCAGCGCATGATCGACAACGCCCGCCCCTGCTCGGAACTGTTGCAACAATACTATGCCGCTCGCGCCGCATTGGATCAGGTAGGCGTCTTGTTGCTTTCCGAACACATCCAAACGTGCGTGCTTCAACAAGAGTCCGATGGGAACGGTTGCGCCCAATTTGAGGACGCCGAGCAGACCGAAGAGATCAAGGCCGCACTGCGCAGATTCCTGCATTGA